The following proteins come from a genomic window of Columba livia isolate bColLiv1 breed racing homer chromosome 27, bColLiv1.pat.W.v2, whole genome shotgun sequence:
- the NMRK2 gene encoding nicotinamide riboside kinase 2, translated as MKYIIGIGGVTNGGKTTLTNRLIKALPNCCVVHQDDFFKPQDQIEVGEDGFKQWDVLDSLDMEAMVSTVRAWMENPVKFARSHGVNVTPGSKEPASKDTHILVIEGFLLYNYKPLIDLFDIRYYLAVPYDECKRRRSTRSYTVPDPPGLFDGHVWPMYLKHRKEMEDGGVDVVYLDGLKSRDELYNQVFEDIQNKLLNRS; from the exons ATGAAATACATTATTGGCATCGGAGG TGTCACCAACGGTGGCAAAACCACCCTGACCAACAGGCTCATCAAGGCGCTGCCCAACTGCTGCGTGGTCCATCAGGATGATTTCTTCAAG CCACAAGATCAAATAGAAGTCGGGGAAGACGGCTTTAAACAATGGGATG TGTTGGACTCCCTGGATATGGAGGCGATGGTGAGCACGGTGCGGGCCTGGATGGAGAACCCCGTCAAGTTCGCCCGTTCGCACGGGGTGAACGTCACACCCGGCTCTAAAGAGCCAGCCTCCAAAGATACCCATATATTGGTCATTGAAGGCTTCCTGCTTTATAATTACAA GCCGCTGATAGACCTGTTCGACATACGCTACTACTTGGCAGTTCCATATGACGAAtgcaagaggaggagaag CACACGGAGCTACACGGTTCCCGACCCCCCGGGTCTCTTCGACGGGCACGTCTGGCCCATGTACCTAAAGCACAGGAAGGAGATGGAGGACGGCGGTGTCGATGTCG tttatttaGACGGCCTCAAGTCTCGAGACGAACTTTACAACCAAGTCTTTGAGGATATTCAGAACAAGCTTTTAAATCGCTCATAG
- the ATCAY gene encoding caytaxin isoform X2 codes for MGTTEATLRMENVDVKEEWQDEDFPRPLPEETGMESLGSPTEDENTSSPPNTLNFNGAHRKRKTLVAPEINISLDQSEGSILSDDFLDTPDDLDINVDDIETPDETDSLEFLGNGNELEWEDDTPVATAKNMPGDSADLFGDGGTEDGSATNGRLWRTVIIGEQEHRIDLQMIKPYMRVVTHGGYYGEGLNAIIVFAACYLPDSNLADYHYIMENLFLYVISSLELLVAEDYMIVYLNGATPRRRMPGLGWLKKCYQMIDRRLRKNLKALIIVHPSWFIRTVLAISRPFISVKFINKIQYVHSLEELEQLIPMEHVQIPDCILQYEEERIKARKERAEEKQDMAEKERPVPPAEDQETSMS; via the exons ATGGGAACCACAGAAGCCACTTTACGGATGGAAAACGTGGATGTCAAGGAGGAGTGGCAAGATGAGGACTTCCCCAG ACCTCTCCCAGAAGAGACGGGGATGGAGTCACTGGGCAGCCCTACAGAAGACGAGAATACATCCT CTCCCCCAAATACTTTAAACTTTAATGGGGCACATCGTAAGCGGAAGACACTTGTTGCACCTGAAATCAACATTTCCCTGGACCAGAGTGAAGGCTCCATTCTCTCCGATGACTTCCTGGACACACCAGATGACCTGGACATTAATGTGGATGATATTGAAACTCCTGATGAGACAGATTCCCTCGAATTCCTGGGGAACGGGAATGAACTGGAATGGGAAG atgACACTCCCGTAGCCACGGCCAAGAACATGCCTGGGGACAGCGCAGACCTGTTTGGGGACGGTGGGACAGAGGACGGGAGTGCTACCAATGGCCGGCTCTGGAGGACGGTCATCATCGGAGAGCAGGAGCACCGCATCGACCTCCAGATGATCAAACCCTACATGAGAGTGGTGACACACGGAG gaTACTATGGAGAAGGTCTCAACGCCATCATTGTCTTTGCTGCCTGCTATCTTCCAGACAGTAACCTGGCTGACTACCACTACATCATGGAGAATCTCTTCTT ATACGTGATCAGtagtctggagctgctggtggctgaGGACTATATGATCGTGTACCTCAATGGAGCGACGCCCCGGAGGAGGATGCCCGGCCTTGGCTGGCTCAAGAAGTGCTACCAGATGATCGACAGAAG GCTGCGTAAAAACCTCAAAGCACTGATAATCGTGCATCCCTCGTGGTTCATCCGGACAGTGCTGGCTATATCCCGACCCTTCATCAG TGTGAAGTTTATCAATAAGATCCAGTATGTTCACAGCTTGGAGGAACTGGAGCAACTTATCCCAATGGAGCACGTACAGATCCCAGACTGCATCCTACA ATATGAAGAAGAGAGGATCAAGGCcagaaaagaaag GGCAGAAGAGAAGCAAGACATGGCTGAGAAGGAAAG GCCTGTGCCCCCAGCAGAGGATCAAGAAACCAG CATGTCATGA
- the ATCAY gene encoding caytaxin isoform X1: MGTTEATLRMENVDVKEEWQDEDFPRPLPEETGMESLGSPTEDENTSSPPNTLNFNGAHRKRKTLVAPEINISLDQSEGSILSDDFLDTPDDLDINVDDIETPDETDSLEFLGNGNELEWEDDTPVATAKNMPGDSADLFGDGGTEDGSATNGRLWRTVIIGEQEHRIDLQMIKPYMRVVTHGGYYGEGLNAIIVFAACYLPDSNLADYHYIMENLFLYVISSLELLVAEDYMIVYLNGATPRRRMPGLGWLKKCYQMIDRRLRKNLKALIIVHPSWFIRTVLAISRPFISVKFINKIQYVHSLEELEQLIPMEHVQIPDCILQYEEERIKARKERAEEKQDMAEKESRPVPPAEDQETSMS, from the exons ATGGGAACCACAGAAGCCACTTTACGGATGGAAAACGTGGATGTCAAGGAGGAGTGGCAAGATGAGGACTTCCCCAG ACCTCTCCCAGAAGAGACGGGGATGGAGTCACTGGGCAGCCCTACAGAAGACGAGAATACATCCT CTCCCCCAAATACTTTAAACTTTAATGGGGCACATCGTAAGCGGAAGACACTTGTTGCACCTGAAATCAACATTTCCCTGGACCAGAGTGAAGGCTCCATTCTCTCCGATGACTTCCTGGACACACCAGATGACCTGGACATTAATGTGGATGATATTGAAACTCCTGATGAGACAGATTCCCTCGAATTCCTGGGGAACGGGAATGAACTGGAATGGGAAG atgACACTCCCGTAGCCACGGCCAAGAACATGCCTGGGGACAGCGCAGACCTGTTTGGGGACGGTGGGACAGAGGACGGGAGTGCTACCAATGGCCGGCTCTGGAGGACGGTCATCATCGGAGAGCAGGAGCACCGCATCGACCTCCAGATGATCAAACCCTACATGAGAGTGGTGACACACGGAG gaTACTATGGAGAAGGTCTCAACGCCATCATTGTCTTTGCTGCCTGCTATCTTCCAGACAGTAACCTGGCTGACTACCACTACATCATGGAGAATCTCTTCTT ATACGTGATCAGtagtctggagctgctggtggctgaGGACTATATGATCGTGTACCTCAATGGAGCGACGCCCCGGAGGAGGATGCCCGGCCTTGGCTGGCTCAAGAAGTGCTACCAGATGATCGACAGAAG GCTGCGTAAAAACCTCAAAGCACTGATAATCGTGCATCCCTCGTGGTTCATCCGGACAGTGCTGGCTATATCCCGACCCTTCATCAG TGTGAAGTTTATCAATAAGATCCAGTATGTTCACAGCTTGGAGGAACTGGAGCAACTTATCCCAATGGAGCACGTACAGATCCCAGACTGCATCCTACA ATATGAAGAAGAGAGGATCAAGGCcagaaaagaaag GGCAGAAGAGAAGCAAGACATGGCTGAGAAGGAAAG CAGGCCTGTGCCCCCAGCAGAGGATCAAGAAACCAG CATGTCATGA
- the ATCAY gene encoding caytaxin isoform X4, with protein MESLGSPTEDENTSSPPNTLNFNGAHRKRKTLVAPEINISLDQSEGSILSDDFLDTPDDLDINVDDIETPDETDSLEFLGNGNELEWEDDTPVATAKNMPGDSADLFGDGGTEDGSATNGRLWRTVIIGEQEHRIDLQMIKPYMRVVTHGGYYGEGLNAIIVFAACYLPDSNLADYHYIMENLFLYVISSLELLVAEDYMIVYLNGATPRRRMPGLGWLKKCYQMIDRRLRKNLKALIIVHPSWFIRTVLAISRPFISVKFINKIQYVHSLEELEQLIPMEHVQIPDCILQYEEERIKARKERAEEKQDMAEKERPVPPAEDQETSMS; from the exons ATGGAGTCACTGGGCAGCCCTACAGAAGACGAGAATACATCCT CTCCCCCAAATACTTTAAACTTTAATGGGGCACATCGTAAGCGGAAGACACTTGTTGCACCTGAAATCAACATTTCCCTGGACCAGAGTGAAGGCTCCATTCTCTCCGATGACTTCCTGGACACACCAGATGACCTGGACATTAATGTGGATGATATTGAAACTCCTGATGAGACAGATTCCCTCGAATTCCTGGGGAACGGGAATGAACTGGAATGGGAAG atgACACTCCCGTAGCCACGGCCAAGAACATGCCTGGGGACAGCGCAGACCTGTTTGGGGACGGTGGGACAGAGGACGGGAGTGCTACCAATGGCCGGCTCTGGAGGACGGTCATCATCGGAGAGCAGGAGCACCGCATCGACCTCCAGATGATCAAACCCTACATGAGAGTGGTGACACACGGAG gaTACTATGGAGAAGGTCTCAACGCCATCATTGTCTTTGCTGCCTGCTATCTTCCAGACAGTAACCTGGCTGACTACCACTACATCATGGAGAATCTCTTCTT ATACGTGATCAGtagtctggagctgctggtggctgaGGACTATATGATCGTGTACCTCAATGGAGCGACGCCCCGGAGGAGGATGCCCGGCCTTGGCTGGCTCAAGAAGTGCTACCAGATGATCGACAGAAG GCTGCGTAAAAACCTCAAAGCACTGATAATCGTGCATCCCTCGTGGTTCATCCGGACAGTGCTGGCTATATCCCGACCCTTCATCAG TGTGAAGTTTATCAATAAGATCCAGTATGTTCACAGCTTGGAGGAACTGGAGCAACTTATCCCAATGGAGCACGTACAGATCCCAGACTGCATCCTACA ATATGAAGAAGAGAGGATCAAGGCcagaaaagaaag GGCAGAAGAGAAGCAAGACATGGCTGAGAAGGAAAG GCCTGTGCCCCCAGCAGAGGATCAAGAAACCAG CATGTCATGA
- the ATCAY gene encoding caytaxin isoform X3 yields MESLGSPTEDENTSSPPNTLNFNGAHRKRKTLVAPEINISLDQSEGSILSDDFLDTPDDLDINVDDIETPDETDSLEFLGNGNELEWEDDTPVATAKNMPGDSADLFGDGGTEDGSATNGRLWRTVIIGEQEHRIDLQMIKPYMRVVTHGGYYGEGLNAIIVFAACYLPDSNLADYHYIMENLFLYVISSLELLVAEDYMIVYLNGATPRRRMPGLGWLKKCYQMIDRRLRKNLKALIIVHPSWFIRTVLAISRPFISVKFINKIQYVHSLEELEQLIPMEHVQIPDCILQYEEERIKARKERAEEKQDMAEKESRPVPPAEDQETSMS; encoded by the exons ATGGAGTCACTGGGCAGCCCTACAGAAGACGAGAATACATCCT CTCCCCCAAATACTTTAAACTTTAATGGGGCACATCGTAAGCGGAAGACACTTGTTGCACCTGAAATCAACATTTCCCTGGACCAGAGTGAAGGCTCCATTCTCTCCGATGACTTCCTGGACACACCAGATGACCTGGACATTAATGTGGATGATATTGAAACTCCTGATGAGACAGATTCCCTCGAATTCCTGGGGAACGGGAATGAACTGGAATGGGAAG atgACACTCCCGTAGCCACGGCCAAGAACATGCCTGGGGACAGCGCAGACCTGTTTGGGGACGGTGGGACAGAGGACGGGAGTGCTACCAATGGCCGGCTCTGGAGGACGGTCATCATCGGAGAGCAGGAGCACCGCATCGACCTCCAGATGATCAAACCCTACATGAGAGTGGTGACACACGGAG gaTACTATGGAGAAGGTCTCAACGCCATCATTGTCTTTGCTGCCTGCTATCTTCCAGACAGTAACCTGGCTGACTACCACTACATCATGGAGAATCTCTTCTT ATACGTGATCAGtagtctggagctgctggtggctgaGGACTATATGATCGTGTACCTCAATGGAGCGACGCCCCGGAGGAGGATGCCCGGCCTTGGCTGGCTCAAGAAGTGCTACCAGATGATCGACAGAAG GCTGCGTAAAAACCTCAAAGCACTGATAATCGTGCATCCCTCGTGGTTCATCCGGACAGTGCTGGCTATATCCCGACCCTTCATCAG TGTGAAGTTTATCAATAAGATCCAGTATGTTCACAGCTTGGAGGAACTGGAGCAACTTATCCCAATGGAGCACGTACAGATCCCAGACTGCATCCTACA ATATGAAGAAGAGAGGATCAAGGCcagaaaagaaag GGCAGAAGAGAAGCAAGACATGGCTGAGAAGGAAAG CAGGCCTGTGCCCCCAGCAGAGGATCAAGAAACCAG CATGTCATGA